A genomic region of Lates calcarifer isolate ASB-BC8 linkage group LG9, TLL_Latcal_v3, whole genome shotgun sequence contains the following coding sequences:
- the LOC108874017 gene encoding uncharacterized protein LOC108874017, producing MKDPCRICGVRLVGSQCRWIFSSSAQRKLQVILSHVLGWEVTRDGRGEFLCGKCVFQLEKVVQCDINISQLRDEHNSQIQKLQAEKEHLIQCIVHIYNKNNTSLDNSNGERTRCKTPPRSFGLGSPDDEVVCQLASEGQQFRETRSGHLENRMRRCVSLDGIVSRGSGRSGLRSNRLGSGAGLDGSMKSFGLRGTRHRSQSTYFDLVQRKGTLPRPGFKTRSTSLQSLNRDLSSDSSSDPPSKVKLRETKVFVARRDGAAGDPGGKIQARALRHSSSSQPSVISDLIQLLRCISRQQVSAPAGSRIPVLKRLSTGHLNPRAKRRHRETEWKSLHDLTEEFDDEYTSVRVEVVLFSNSRWPNHCSTGNEL from the coding sequence ATGAAGGACCCATGTCGTATATGTGGTGTTCGTCTGGTCGGTAGCCAGTGTCGCTGGATCTTCAGCTCATCAGCACAGAGGAAGCTACAAGTCATCTTGTCCCATGTGCTGGGCTGGGAGGTGACTCGTGATGGGCGTGGAGAATTCCTCTGTGGGAAATGTGTTTTCCAGTTGGAGAAAGTGGTACAGTGTGACATTAACATCAGCCAGCTGCGGGATGAACACAACAGTCAGATCCAGAAGCTGCAGGCGGAGAAAGAACACCTGATCCAGTGCATCGTACACAtctacaacaaaaacaacacaagctTGGACAACAGTAATGGGGAGAGGACCAGGTGCAAGACTCCACCCAGGTCCTTCGGGCTGGGTAGTCCTGATGATGAGGTTGTATGTCAGCTGGCCTCTGAAGGACAGCAATTCAGGGAGACTAGAAGTGGTCACTTGGAGAATCGCATGAGAAGGTGTGTGAGTCTGGATGGAATTGTTAGTAGAGGGTCAGGACGTTCGGGCCTCAGGAGCAACAGGCTAGGATCAGGGGCAGGCCTTGATGGCTCTATGAAGAGCTTTGGTCTCCGAGGCACACGCCACCGTTCACAGAGCACGTACTTTGACCTGGTCCAACGTAAGGGCACGCTGCCTAGACCAGGATTCAAAACTCGCTCCACATCCCTGCAGTCCCTGAATCGAGACTTGTCCTCAGACAGTTCTTCAGACCCTCCATCCAAAGTAAAACTCAGAGAGACCAAGGTGTTTGTTGCCAGACGTGATGGAGCCGCTGGTGACCCAGGAGGAAAGATTCAGGCCAGAGCACTGCGCCACAGCTCCTCGAGTCAGCCTTCTGTGATCTCTGACTTGATCCAGCTCTTACGCTGCATCTCCAGGCAACAAGTCTCTGCCCCTGCAGGGAGCCGCATCCCTGTCCTGAAGAGGTTAAGTACTGGCCACCTCAACCCCCGAGCAAAgcgcagacacagagagacagaatggaAGTCTCTACATGACCTTACAGAGGAATTTGATGATGAATACACCTCTGTCAGAGTGGAGGTAGTTCTTTTTAGTAATTCCCGCTGGCCAAACCACTGTAGCACTGGTAATGAGCTGTGA